The genome window ttttattttttctgAGTTTAGGTTGAAAGTACGCTATCTTGGTTTTCAGAATGCACAGTGTTCACTGAGTTGGGACTACATATCGCATAAACTGAACTGATATAGTTACTCGTGTTGTGCTGACAGCGGAACCACATCCAAGGGATCCAGTCAAGGAGGTAAAGAGCAAGTTTTGTGTATGGACAACAGCCTAGGAGTGACCTGCGGGAAATTTATACACTGAAAaaaaaagtaattacaatatcACGGAGACATTTGATACAACCTTGCAGCTCTGTTATTGTGAACCAGTCTGCAGTTACATTGTATACATAGTGTCTAATATTAATGTTTTGCATGGGAAGTATGCttctaaatacttttttgaaggctTTAACAGCAAAACTATTTACTGGGTGATAATCCTTTCCACTGTCATTGTGCGTAATTTATTGGATAAGCTAATGGTGTTTGTCTTATCCTGTCGATGCAAATGTAATTTTGTTTTTTAATTTGTGACAGCTTGGGGAATGGTAGACCGCATGATGGCAATGAACCATGGACGATTCCCTGAAGCTATTAATGGTCTACACCATCACCACCCAGCACGCAGAATGGGCATGGGGCAGTTCTCGAACCCACTACACcatcagcaacaacagcagcagcaacagcagcatgGCTACACTACTGGTATTATGGGAGATCATTTGCACTACGGAGGGGGAAATGTAACATCTAACCACGGAATTAGACATTCAGTGGGGTCGGGGAATGTAAATGTAAACGCTGGACACCCAAACGGCAACATGCCTCCCGGTGCGCGCTATAGCTCTCAATTTGTGGGACCCACCGCCGCCGTCCCCACTCAAGGACAGCTCGCGGCAAGCATGCAGTTACAAAAGCTCAACACGCAGTACTACAGCCACCATACACATCCCTCTCATCATCATTATATGCATGAGTTACATCCTGCGAATCATCAACTTAACGGGACAGGACAACAGTTCAGAGATGGCAACGCGAAACACAGCACGTCCAGTTTGCCTCCACAGGCGCACCATTTGCCTGCTGCAATACTGCCCCCCAACGTCATTGACACGGACTTTATTGATGAGGAGGTCTTGATGTCTCTGGTCATTGAGATGGGGCTGGACCGAATAAAGGAGCTACCTGAGCTGTGGTTAGGACAGAACGAGTTTGATTTCATGACAGACTTTGTATGTAAGCAACAGCCAAGCCGAGTGAGTTGTTAATTCTCAGCAAGTGGACTTATACAGTCATCTACTCAAACAGACTTTAaagcattcctgtttgtctcttAAACTCAAGCATTCGAGAGAGATCTGCAATATACCAATGGAGAACCATTCAAACATGTAGGCTATACTAGATAAATTCCTCTAATATTTGGGGGGTAATAGGCTTACACTGCACTGCAGACATCATGGAAATGAGTTTGTTTGGGTAGGAATGCACTACAACCTCAATCGAGTCTGTCAGAAGGAAAATCTTCAAATCCATGAAATGCATCATTACTTAATTGAACAACTGAACATGGGAAATCAAGAAAACCTACTGGAGTAGAGCTGTCTGCTTATTTGAATAGTCCTCAAAGAAAATAGAGATGTACAATGGTGTGCTTGGTATATTTATTTTCCTGCCTCATTCAAACATTTTGGATGACAGAAAATGTTGAATTATTATGAATTGCAAATGAACCATATTCTAAATGATCTAAGTGGTTAAGAAACATGCTTCTAGACAAGTGCTGTGTCATTGTTCCCTACAATAATATACTGTACAATTTTGTGGCGATATACTTATCAGATATCTGTAATGTAAAATGATTTGTCTATTATGGAAGAGAACTACAACTTgtgttttcttcttcttctcccctGCAAATGTCTTTCTAACATTGCTTGTATCCCAGCCAGGATGCTGTGTGAGTGAACTTGGCGTCTCGGTTATTGTAAAGGTTAATTGTAGGAGAGATGTGGATCCTTCAATAACAGAGG of Salvelinus namaycush isolate Seneca chromosome 29, SaNama_1.0, whole genome shotgun sequence contains these proteins:
- the cited2 gene encoding cbp/p300-interacting transactivator 2 codes for the protein MVDRMMAMNHGRFPEAINGLHHHHPARRMGMGQFSNPLHHQQQQQQQQQHGYTTGIMGDHLHYGGGNVTSNHGIRHSVGSGNVNVNAGHPNGNMPPGARYSSQFVGPTAAVPTQGQLAASMQLQKLNTQYYSHHTHPSHHHYMHELHPANHQLNGTGQQFRDGNAKHSTSSLPPQAHHLPAAILPPNVIDTDFIDEEVLMSLVIEMGLDRIKELPELWLGQNEFDFMTDFVCKQQPSRVSC